The Saprospiraceae bacterium genome includes a window with the following:
- a CDS encoding Hsp20/alpha crystallin family protein — MTNIIIRPTGKKVVTGFPHLGNFGEAAFRNPVHFATQEPGQYVTKPASNILEDENQFNLEIAIPGVEKENVQIELNKNILTVSGSNTPNPESVYRLREFNFTQFKRTFRMPETADMDQVEATFVNGILKITVAKLLKAEPKKIQVK, encoded by the coding sequence ATGACAAATATCATAATCAGACCCACAGGAAAAAAAGTTGTAACAGGATTCCCGCATTTAGGCAATTTTGGTGAAGCTGCTTTCAGAAATCCCGTTCATTTTGCAACCCAGGAACCCGGGCAGTACGTTACCAAACCTGCCAGTAACATTCTGGAGGACGAAAACCAGTTTAATCTGGAAATAGCCATTCCAGGTGTGGAAAAAGAAAATGTTCAAATTGAATTAAACAAAAATATTCTGACTGTGTCCGGCAGCAACACTCCAAATCCGGAGAGCGTTTACCGTCTCAGAGAATTTAATTTTACGCAGTTCAAGAGAACTTTCCGAATGCCTGAGACAGCAGATATGGATCAGGTAGAAGCTACATTTGTAAATGGTATTTTAAAAATAACGGTAGCTAAATTACTAAAAGCAGAACCTAAAAAAATTCAGGTAAAATAA
- a CDS encoding Hsp20/alpha crystallin family protein, with protein MFPVKSFSNVIDEIFSKGLNEFSGNLTSTNPSVNIKEDKDSYIIDVAAPGLEKQDFNLSLEKDHLIISASKENSQESEEEGKWTRKEFNFSAFRRSFYIPETVDAENITAEYDKGILSVKLAKKEEVKEKAPKQIAIK; from the coding sequence ATGTTTCCGGTAAAATCTTTTTCTAATGTAATCGATGAAATTTTCAGTAAAGGACTGAATGAATTTTCCGGTAATCTCACTTCAACCAATCCATCTGTCAATATCAAAGAGGATAAAGACAGTTATATTATCGATGTGGCTGCACCAGGTCTTGAAAAGCAGGACTTTAACCTTTCTCTTGAGAAAGATCATCTGATCATATCGGCTTCAAAAGAAAACAGTCAGGAGAGTGAAGAAGAAGGTAAATGGACCAGAAAAGAATTCAATTTCAGTGCTTTCAGGAGAAGTTTTTATATTCCTGAGACAGTCGATGCTGAAAATATCACAGCAGAATACGACAAAGGAATTCTATCCGTTAAACTGGCCAAAAAAGAAGAAGTCAAAGAAAAAGCTCCGAAGCAAATAGCGATAAAATAG
- the gcvT gene encoding glycine cleavage system aminomethyltransferase GcvT, which yields MQNTPLTHLHIAAGAKMADFAGYNMPISYTSITDEHHAVRSGVGVFDVSHMGEFIIRGKQALDLIQKVTSNDASKLEIGNAQYSCLPNLTGGIVDDLLVYRLPEDMCSEGEQAFMLVVNASNIEKDWNWISQFNQYDTRMINISEQTGLIAVQGPKAPAILQKLTEIDLSAISYYKFQKGQMAGIDNVLISATGYTGSGGFELYVSTEHTEALWNAVMEAGKDENIKACGLGARDTLRLEMGFCLYGNDINDHTSPLEGGLGWITKLKKNADFNGKELLVAQKENGLIKKLVGFKVNDRRVPRHDYLIFDRNENEIGYVTSGTQSPSLDIPIGLGYVLTDQSAVGNVILIQAGKKFLEATITPLPFFKPV from the coding sequence ATGCAAAACACACCTTTGACGCATCTTCACATAGCCGCCGGAGCTAAGATGGCAGACTTTGCCGGATATAATATGCCCATTTCTTATACTTCCATCACAGATGAACATCATGCAGTTCGTAGCGGTGTAGGTGTATTTGATGTATCTCACATGGGCGAATTTATCATCAGGGGAAAACAAGCGCTGGACCTGATCCAAAAGGTGACCAGTAACGATGCATCCAAACTGGAAATCGGCAATGCACAATACAGTTGTTTGCCCAATCTGACAGGCGGTATCGTGGACGATTTGTTGGTTTACAGACTACCGGAAGATATGTGCAGTGAAGGAGAACAGGCATTTATGCTGGTTGTGAATGCGTCCAATATTGAAAAGGACTGGAACTGGATTTCACAATTTAATCAATACGATACCCGAATGATCAATATTTCTGAACAAACAGGTCTGATAGCCGTACAAGGACCAAAAGCTCCTGCTATTTTACAAAAACTTACGGAGATAGATTTATCTGCTATTTCTTACTATAAATTTCAGAAAGGACAAATGGCCGGTATTGACAATGTACTTATCTCAGCCACAGGCTATACGGGGAGCGGAGGATTTGAGTTATATGTGAGCACTGAGCACACTGAAGCATTGTGGAATGCCGTGATGGAAGCCGGTAAAGATGAAAATATCAAAGCCTGCGGTTTAGGCGCCAGAGATACACTACGTCTTGAAATGGGTTTCTGTCTGTATGGAAATGATATTAACGACCATACTTCTCCTTTGGAAGGTGGATTGGGATGGATTACCAAACTTAAAAAGAATGCTGATTTTAATGGAAAAGAACTTCTCGTCGCCCAAAAAGAAAATGGATTGATCAAAAAACTGGTTGGATTTAAAGTCAATGACCGCCGGGTTCCGAGACATGATTACCTGATATTTGATCGCAATGAAAACGAGATAGGTTATGTCACATCCGGCACACAATCTCCTTCATTGGATATACCTATCGGATTGGGATATGTACTCACTGACCAGAGTGCTGTCGGAAATGTTATCCTGATACAGGCAGGCAAAAAATTTCTGGAAGCGACGATAACACCTTTGCCATTTTTCAAGCCGGTATAA
- a CDS encoding ATP-binding protein — translation MNTQATLQQMQKLHLTGMASAYESILKLPADAHPDTHECIATVIDAEWQHRNFTKSQMLLRLSKLRYKANLQDIIYSTERNIKKESIALMADCSFIERAQNVIITGATGSGKSFLACALGNQACLHAYRTLYFNMNRFTEQLSLAKLQGTYIKWLNQLKKADLIILDDFGLQQLDQNAKLALLQILEDRYDYKSTIIVSQLPIEHWYTFINEPTIADAILDRLLAKCFKFDLKGKSLRIKI, via the coding sequence ATGAATACACAAGCAACATTGCAGCAGATGCAAAAACTTCATCTTACAGGTATGGCATCAGCCTATGAAAGCATATTAAAGCTTCCCGCAGATGCACATCCCGACACACATGAATGCATTGCTACAGTCATCGATGCAGAATGGCAACACAGAAACTTTACCAAGTCCCAAATGCTGCTCAGACTAAGTAAACTCCGATACAAAGCCAATCTGCAAGACATTATCTATTCCACAGAAAGAAATATAAAAAAAGAGAGCATTGCGCTAATGGCTGACTGTTCTTTTATCGAAAGAGCACAAAATGTCATCATCACGGGAGCTACCGGCAGCGGCAAATCATTCCTGGCCTGTGCACTCGGTAATCAAGCTTGTCTGCACGCTTATCGTACTCTGTACTTCAATATGAATCGCTTTACCGAACAACTATCGTTAGCCAAGCTTCAAGGCACTTACATCAAATGGCTCAACCAATTAAAAAAAGCTGATCTCATCATTTTAGATGACTTCGGACTACAGCAACTCGACCAAAATGCAAAACTTGCTTTACTGCAAATACTCGAAGACAGATATGATTATAAATCTACCATCATCGTCTCACAACTCCCCATAGAACATTGGTACACATTTATAAACGAACCAACTATTGCTGATGCGATACTGGATAGATTATTAGCAAAATGCTTCAAATTTGATTTAAAAGGTAAAAGTCTGAGAATAAAAATTTAG
- a CDS encoding transposase, with translation MDGFVFIDELNWEAFNEGTRLKLSVENYKRRLGYYPQKVLADKIYCTRENRNFLKEMGIELRAKPLGRPKALSNQVRPGERNPIEGKFGQAKRGYGLDKIRAKLASTSESWISTIILVLNLVKLAGTALYCLTQSIVKHFKQWCTLQVNQLLLILLSMVQPRKYWGSG, from the coding sequence ATGGACGGATTTGTGTTTATAGACGAGTTGAACTGGGAAGCATTTAATGAGGGTACAAGATTAAAATTGAGTGTAGAAAACTACAAAAGGCGACTGGGCTATTATCCCCAAAAAGTATTGGCGGATAAGATATATTGTACGAGAGAGAATCGAAACTTCCTCAAAGAAATGGGTATAGAGCTACGGGCAAAACCATTAGGAAGACCGAAGGCATTGTCAAATCAAGTAAGACCCGGAGAAAGAAATCCCATTGAAGGAAAGTTTGGTCAGGCAAAGCGGGGGTATGGTCTTGACAAGATAAGAGCAAAGCTGGCTTCAACGAGTGAATCATGGATTTCCACCATTATACTGGTGCTCAACCTAGTCAAGTTGGCTGGGACAGCACTGTATTGCCTAACACAAAGCATTGTAAAACATTTTAAGCAATGGTGTACCTTGCAGGTAAATCAGTTGTTATTAATATTGTTGAGTATGGTCCAGCCCAGAAAGTACTGGGGATCAGGTTGA
- a CDS encoding T9SS type A sorting domain-containing protein, which produces MKYLLLVFILGNYIFTNGQSGFKLSYGLDPIESNASFQCIEYNNEYYFSGAYFDKNLGYWTVHFSKLDANGLITLLGTEIVDTIEISLYNKMVLDSNGIFILGKFRETLICHYNFIKDSIWVIKKINRRDNNFIASSFIILKDGDFIIPGRTGQDANGDGDFKIIRVNDTITHVYRDIDTTTLSGCSYPIVAPDGKIYLACFDFTNDYPTNDMVYIMCFDENLNKIFSGKDIGKMTTLSESKGFILDSRGHLLVTGHNRVPVGQKNYKVPQIAKFDKEGNLIWKVNSALENVHNYFGWGSWQSIIESHNKDGYILAGARYIGNESESQELSDAALAKIDVDGNPVWSKTYSFRDGANRVYCLLWDVVATSDGGYFSVGESLNASASSDMISDPPGFRSIILKTDAHGNYMPDTSSTTDITLGQQKVLQLYPNPSADYVVISHEFSTPIDIMIYNENGLLIDAYQVRSSGHQTIVDTFDWPAGNYFANSYSYGKLIDKIKFVVVH; this is translated from the coding sequence ATGAAGTATTTGCTTTTAGTTTTTATACTTGGTAATTATATTTTTACAAATGGCCAATCAGGGTTTAAACTTTCTTATGGTCTTGACCCGATAGAAAGCAATGCTAGTTTCCAATGTATAGAATATAATAATGAATACTATTTTTCAGGAGCATATTTCGATAAAAATTTAGGATATTGGACAGTTCATTTTTCCAAGCTAGATGCTAATGGTTTAATTACACTATTGGGAACTGAAATAGTAGATACAATTGAAATCAGTCTCTATAATAAAATGGTCCTTGACTCCAATGGTATATTTATATTGGGAAAATTCAGAGAAACTTTAATTTGTCATTATAATTTTATAAAAGATTCAATTTGGGTAATTAAAAAAATAAATAGGAGAGACAATAATTTTATTGCATCAAGTTTTATAATTTTAAAAGATGGAGATTTTATTATTCCTGGTAGGACTGGGCAAGATGCCAATGGTGATGGTGATTTTAAAATCATTAGGGTGAATGATACGATCACACATGTATATAGAGATATAGATACTACAACTCTATCTGGCTGTTCTTATCCCATAGTTGCTCCTGATGGTAAAATATATTTAGCCTGTTTTGATTTTACAAATGATTACCCCACAAATGACATGGTGTACATTATGTGTTTTGATGAAAATTTAAATAAAATTTTTTCTGGAAAGGATATTGGCAAAATGACTACATTGTCTGAATCAAAGGGTTTTATACTAGATAGTAGAGGTCATTTGCTTGTTACAGGACATAATAGAGTACCTGTAGGCCAAAAGAATTATAAAGTACCACAAATAGCCAAATTTGACAAAGAAGGCAATCTCATTTGGAAAGTGAATAGTGCATTGGAAAATGTGCACAATTATTTCGGGTGGGGCAGTTGGCAAAGTATAATTGAATCGCACAACAAGGATGGATATATACTGGCAGGTGCCAGGTACATAGGCAATGAGAGCGAATCGCAAGAGCTATCGGATGCTGCATTGGCCAAAATAGATGTAGATGGTAATCCTGTTTGGTCGAAGACATATAGTTTTAGAGATGGGGCCAATAGAGTATATTGTTTGTTGTGGGATGTAGTAGCTACTAGTGATGGTGGTTACTTTAGCGTAGGTGAGAGCCTAAATGCTTCAGCATCATCTGATATGATTTCAGATCCACCAGGATTTAGATCCATCATCCTTAAGACCGACGCTCATGGCAACTATATGCCAGATACATCTAGTACTACTGACATTACATTGGGACAGCAAAAAGTGCTTCAGCTTTATCCCAATCCATCTGCTGATTATGTAGTTATTTCACATGAATTCAGTACTCCGATAGATATCATGATATATAATGAAAATGGACTGCTGATAGATGCCTATCAAGTAAGAAGCAGTGGACATCAAACTATAGTGGATACATTTGACTGGCCTGCGGGTAATTACTTTGCAAATAGTTATTCATATGGAAAATTGATTGATAAGATTAAGTTTGTTGTTGTGCATTAA
- a CDS encoding RNA polymerase sigma factor — translation MVDQSLINSVKNRDTNAFQKMYENCIRYVYTIVKRYISNESDHQDVIQEIFARIYISIVSFDDSKGEFKFWLRRLTINQCIQHYHKQIKSVKIVPLDSELNMQSYSLEITSTISKEEIMIYLKKMPEGYKQIFMLVVIDEYSHQEISEMLNISPETSRSQLHRAKNWLRENLSNNNLNLLVSGI, via the coding sequence GTGGTAGATCAATCTCTAATTAATTCGGTAAAGAATCGCGACACAAACGCTTTCCAGAAGATGTATGAAAATTGCATTCGTTACGTTTATACAATCGTCAAACGGTATATTTCTAATGAAAGTGATCATCAAGACGTCATACAAGAAATTTTTGCTCGTATATATATTAGTATTGTTTCATTCGATGATAGTAAAGGAGAATTCAAATTTTGGCTTCGTAGACTGACAATCAATCAATGTATCCAACACTATCACAAACAAATCAAATCTGTTAAAATAGTCCCTTTAGATTCAGAATTAAATATGCAATCATATTCACTTGAAATAACAAGTACCATTTCAAAAGAAGAAATAATGATTTACTTAAAGAAAATGCCTGAAGGCTACAAGCAAATTTTTATGTTGGTAGTCATCGATGAGTACTCTCATCAGGAAATTAGTGAAATGCTTAATATAAGCCCAGAAACTTCTAGATCTCAATTGCATAGAGCAAAGAACTGGTTAAGGGAAAATCTTTCAAATAACAATTTAAATTTATTGGTCAGTGGAATCTAA
- a CDS encoding glycosyltransferase has protein sequence MTKFEVTIPVLNEEETLKENVSIALNYIKNEITSNCSIIIADNGSTDRTEEIAAQLTAKNPEIKYIKLSKKGVGLALRTSWLQSNAEIVGYMDLDLATDLKHLREVFDLMQEGKTDMINGSRLLTGSVVKNRTLVREITSRIFNRLVQILLGVRLSDGMCGFKFFKNDIIKKIINTGIDTDNWFFSTEVLVKGLWMGLELKEIPVQWTDDSNSKVNIPRLSLQYIREIFRLRKEKRAFLINK, from the coding sequence ATGACCAAATTTGAAGTCACCATCCCGGTACTGAACGAAGAAGAAACCCTGAAAGAAAATGTATCAATAGCTTTAAATTATATAAAAAATGAAATCACAAGCAACTGTTCTATCATCATCGCTGATAACGGATCCACAGACCGGACTGAAGAAATTGCTGCCCAACTGACAGCGAAAAATCCTGAAATAAAATATATCAAACTTTCAAAAAAGGGCGTAGGTCTTGCTCTGCGGACATCCTGGCTTCAGTCAAATGCAGAGATAGTCGGATACATGGATCTGGACCTGGCTACAGACTTAAAACATCTTCGGGAAGTATTTGATTTGATGCAGGAAGGAAAAACGGACATGATAAACGGATCCAGATTATTAACAGGTTCAGTAGTCAAAAACCGTACACTTGTAAGAGAAATTACTTCCCGTATTTTTAATCGCTTGGTTCAGATACTTTTGGGTGTCAGACTGAGTGATGGGATGTGTGGTTTTAAGTTTTTTAAAAATGACATTATAAAAAAAATAATTAATACCGGAATCGATACGGACAACTGGTTTTTTTCTACAGAAGTATTGGTAAAAGGACTTTGGATGGGGTTAGAATTAAAAGAAATTCCTGTCCAATGGACGGACGATAGTAATTCCAAAGTTAATATTCCGAGATTGAGTCTGCAGTATATCCGTGAAATTTTCCGCCTGAGAAAAGAAAAAAGAGCTTTTCTCATAAATAAATGA
- a CDS encoding helix-turn-helix domain-containing protein: protein MAFKPTMMNQVKSILKDVLAGEPIKKTSRIYGVSKNTVKKYLSILKSSGIDILQMEQMSDEAFHRLFYEPPSSNTPEFYRNEKFKELLPWILNELGRHGVTRRNNMETIHN from the coding sequence ATGGCATTTAAACCCACGATGATGAATCAGGTAAAATCTATTTTAAAAGATGTATTAGCTGGAGAGCCTATAAAGAAAACATCACGGATATATGGAGTATCCAAAAATACTGTAAAAAAGTATCTTTCTATCTTAAAATCATCCGGCATAGATATTTTGCAGATGGAACAAATGTCGGATGAAGCATTTCATCGTCTCTTTTACGAACCGCCATCTTCTAACACTCCGGAATTTTATAGGAATGAAAAATTTAAAGAGCTTCTTCCGTGGATTCTAAACGAATTAGGCCGTCATGGTGTGACCCGGAGAAACAATATGGAGACAATACATAATTGA
- a CDS encoding NAD(P)/FAD-dependent oxidoreductase yields MIFADNVIFGAGIFGLYFALKCAEKNKNVIVLEYDNEAFSRASYINQARIHNGYHYPRSYATAIKSASYFERFVEDFGFCVQKEFKNIYATSNSFSWVNKSQFSKFCDAVHISCAETDVSGYLKEGLCDGAFETTEYSFDGQLLKNYLIGELSKYPNCSIIYQAKTTAIRKNDSAYVIELSTGEEIESGFILNATYGSTNQILNLAGFPLLNLRYELCEIILCEVSAQMKNVGITVMDGPFFSLIPFGKTGLHSLSAVQYTPHKVSENLLPDFSCQEGTDCNANQLKNCNFCPKKPKTNWHYMNQLSKKFLRDDIDIKYHKSLFSVKALMNSSEIDDSRPTVIRKFSEKPYFYTVLSGKINTIYDLDDLVI; encoded by the coding sequence ATGATTTTTGCAGATAATGTCATATTCGGGGCAGGTATTTTTGGATTGTATTTCGCTTTGAAATGCGCCGAAAAGAATAAAAATGTTATTGTTCTGGAATATGACAATGAAGCTTTTTCGAGAGCATCCTACATCAATCAGGCAAGAATTCATAACGGATATCATTATCCGAGAAGTTATGCTACCGCCATCAAATCTGCCTCTTATTTTGAAAGATTCGTAGAAGATTTTGGCTTTTGCGTGCAAAAGGAGTTCAAAAATATATACGCAACATCTAATTCTTTTTCGTGGGTAAACAAAAGTCAGTTCAGTAAATTCTGTGATGCAGTCCATATTTCGTGTGCAGAAACGGACGTTTCTGGATATTTAAAAGAAGGTCTTTGTGATGGTGCTTTCGAAACGACAGAATACAGTTTTGACGGGCAATTGCTAAAAAATTATCTCATCGGTGAATTGAGTAAATATCCAAATTGCAGTATTATTTATCAGGCAAAAACAACTGCTATCCGAAAAAATGATTCTGCATACGTCATTGAACTGTCAACGGGTGAAGAAATTGAAAGCGGATTTATTCTCAATGCAACTTATGGCAGCACCAATCAAATTTTGAATCTGGCCGGCTTCCCATTATTGAATCTGCGGTATGAACTGTGTGAAATCATTTTGTGCGAAGTGTCAGCACAAATGAAAAATGTCGGAATCACTGTCATGGATGGACCGTTTTTTTCTCTGATTCCTTTTGGGAAAACAGGACTTCATTCTCTTTCGGCAGTTCAATATACACCACATAAAGTTTCTGAAAACTTATTGCCGGATTTCAGTTGTCAGGAAGGTACGGATTGTAATGCAAACCAACTTAAGAATTGTAATTTCTGTCCTAAAAAGCCCAAAACAAACTGGCATTATATGAATCAGTTATCGAAAAAATTTCTCCGTGATGACATAGATATAAAATATCACAAATCGTTGTTTTCTGTAAAGGCTTTAATGAATTCATCAGAAATAGATGATTCAAGACCAACTGTCATTAGGAAATTCAGTGAAAAGCCATACTTTTATACGGTTTTATCTGGTAAAATAAATACCATTTATGATCTGGACGATTTAGTGATTTAA
- a CDS encoding transposase, translating to MSKLKNQKLGADSINPRVVIGAMIIKHINDFSDRETVLQIQENVYMQYFIGFSSFSNQAPFDASLFVEFRNRLGLEDINKINEKIVKIYQQSIDESSEDGNIKNDTVEHKDVYSPIIDPPVGVKLTPCLKWVTKLNFYSQTFTF from the coding sequence TTGTCCAAGTTAAAGAATCAGAAACTGGGAGCTGACAGCATAAATCCTCGTGTAGTGATAGGAGCTATGATTATCAAACATATTAATGATTTTAGTGACAGAGAGACCGTACTGCAAATACAGGAGAATGTCTACATGCAGTATTTTATAGGCTTTAGTAGTTTTAGTAATCAAGCACCATTTGATGCTTCACTTTTCGTAGAGTTTCGTAATCGTTTAGGTCTGGAAGATATCAATAAAATAAACGAAAAGATTGTAAAAATCTATCAACAATCGATTGACGAGAGTAGCGAAGATGGAAACATAAAAAATGATACTGTTGAACATAAAGATGTATATTCTCCCATCATTGACCCCCCAGTTGGCGTGAAGCTGACCCCCTGTTTGAAGTGGGTTACAAAGCTAAATTTTTATTCTCAGACTTTTACCTTTTAA
- a CDS encoding type II toxin-antitoxin system HicB family antitoxin has product MYTYKIHLHKETEGGYTVSVPALPGCITYGEDVDEAISMAKEAIELYIEELRERGVAIPNDSNIFYWGSKFICDDVEAKYIRKKSRIYFFLLFIRKLLK; this is encoded by the coding sequence ATGTACACATATAAAATCCACTTGCATAAAGAAACTGAAGGCGGTTATACTGTTTCTGTTCCGGCATTGCCTGGTTGTATAACCTATGGCGAAGATGTGGACGAAGCTATATCAATGGCAAAAGAAGCTATAGAATTATACATAGAAGAATTGAGAGAGAGAGGAGTAGCCATTCCGAATGATAGCAACATTTTTTATTGGGGTAGCAAATTTATTTGCGACGATGTGGAAGCCAAGTATATAAGGAAAAAAAGCCGTATTTATTTCTTTTTGTTATTTATAAGAAAGTTGCTTAAGTGA